A region of Micromonospora chokoriensis DNA encodes the following proteins:
- a CDS encoding glycosyltransferase family 4 protein has translation MSTNRGGAGERPLRVLQVTSTAVGGDWFHDQVTGLARRGHEVCAVVPGEGPLTARLRAAGVRTEVVPMSGWRPRQLPRVAAAQLRLVRLIRRFRPDVVHGHLVKANIACRLASLAAPRPLLVNQIAGVVHLRSPLFNRIDRATLPRVDVLIGSCHAFADRYRQLGARTTTVSHYGCDVHRLDPTASGQPFRAEFGLAADTPTVGMLAHMYRSRLQAFQDIGFKGHEVFIDAAPRLLDRVPTAHLFVVGDEFTGDVGYRRRLEERAARLGVAERMHFTGRRTDVQDVLAGLDVAVTPSLEESASYATVEALLMERGVVASDVGGLPDTVQHGETGLLVPPADPGALADAVAELLEAPQQRAAMGRLGRDRCLHLFDIERTVADVEAIYRAALDGRPLPQSGRLSEVAR, from the coding sequence GTGAGCACAAACCGCGGCGGTGCCGGTGAACGGCCACTGCGCGTACTTCAGGTGACCAGTACTGCCGTCGGCGGCGACTGGTTCCACGACCAGGTGACCGGCCTGGCGCGGCGAGGTCACGAGGTGTGCGCGGTGGTGCCGGGCGAGGGGCCACTCACCGCCCGCCTGCGGGCCGCCGGGGTACGCACCGAGGTCGTGCCGATGTCCGGCTGGCGCCCTCGGCAACTCCCCCGGGTCGCGGCGGCCCAACTGCGACTCGTCCGCCTGATCCGACGATTCCGCCCCGACGTGGTGCACGGGCACCTGGTGAAGGCGAACATCGCCTGCCGGTTGGCCAGCCTGGCCGCTCCACGGCCGCTGCTGGTCAACCAGATCGCCGGCGTCGTCCACCTGCGCAGCCCCCTGTTCAATCGCATCGACCGCGCGACTCTGCCCCGGGTAGACGTCCTGATCGGGTCGTGCCACGCGTTCGCCGACCGGTACCGACAGCTGGGCGCCCGGACGACGACGGTCAGCCACTACGGCTGCGACGTCCACCGGCTCGACCCGACCGCCAGCGGTCAGCCGTTCCGCGCCGAGTTCGGACTGGCTGCCGACACCCCTACCGTCGGAATGCTCGCGCACATGTACCGCAGCCGGTTGCAGGCGTTCCAGGACATCGGTTTCAAGGGCCACGAGGTCTTCATCGACGCCGCCCCCCGCCTGTTGGACCGGGTGCCGACCGCCCACCTCTTCGTCGTGGGTGACGAGTTCACCGGTGACGTCGGCTACCGCCGCCGGTTGGAGGAGCGCGCCGCCCGGTTGGGGGTGGCCGAGCGGATGCACTTCACCGGCCGCCGGACCGACGTGCAGGACGTCCTGGCCGGTCTGGACGTGGCGGTCACACCGTCGCTCGAGGAATCCGCGTCGTACGCCACCGTCGAGGCGCTGTTGATGGAGCGAGGCGTGGTGGCCAGCGACGTCGGCGGGCTGCCCGACACCGTGCAACATGGCGAGACCGGCCTGTTGGTGCCGCCGGCGGACCCGGGCGCGCTGGCCGACGCGGTCGCCGAGCTGCTGGAGGCACCCCAGCAGCGGGCTGCGATGGGTCGCCTCGGGCGTGACCGCTGCCTGCACCTGTTCGACATCGAGCGAACGGTCGCCGACGTCGAGGC